In the genome of Neodiprion fabricii isolate iyNeoFabr1 chromosome 4, iyNeoFabr1.1, whole genome shotgun sequence, the window ATTTAGCCCCTTATCTGTCTCAATTGTCGTGGTTTGTTTGGTGATGGTTGGACCAACGTGAACGTTTGTCGGTAATTAGTTCacttataaataattgagtaaaattatttatttttttttcccctagcCCCTCGATGAAAATGGTCGCTTGCCGCCAAAGGGGGGGCGCGAGTAGTATGAAGGAGACAACATCCTATACGATAAACCTTGTCCCCAGGTTTGGGGTAACGTGAGAATTGTTTGAATGCGATTTAAGTGCCTATTACGGAAAAAAGTGGATTTTTCGctacaaaatgtaaaaaaagaagcgCGACGATCGTACCCTTCGAGCACATACAGTATATGCTCTAAGATCGTACTCTATAAACCTGCATGTTATGAACACACTGTAAATTCTTAAAATACGCATTTGAACTGAGTGAAAACCAGTGAAAACCGAGTAATTGCTTTACCAATGTCAACCGACATTAAATGCGAGAAAACATGGCAAACGGCGAATCGCAAGATCATAGGTGGAAGGGGGAGCCCCAAAAACTGGACCAACTTTTGAGCCGAGCGCTGGTCGAGTGTAGTCTCCTACAAGAAGGCTAGAGAACAGGGGACCGAACTCCTATTGTAATGTGAGTTTGAGGTGGACCCCTATACGACCGTCGCCTGGCGTCGCTGCTAACCGTAGGGTACATGCGCAATCCGATATTGCGGATCTTTACATTCATTCTGTTCATTCTGTTTCTAGACCACGGGGGGACTTGAATTATTTGACTGCGCAGTACCAAACTGCGCATATACGCTATGGTTAGCAGCGACGCCAGGCGGCGGTCATATATGGGACTATCCCCACCACCCGAGTTCGTTCTCCTGTCTCTAGCCTTCTTGGTCTCCTATCTACTACTCGGCGAGGGTGACACACAGTAATTATGGCAGACGTGGAAATGTTGCCGGCCGCTAGTGGCGCTGTTAATCAAGTGGCTTGAATAGGTAATGGGGCTAACTACTATCAGCGTCAcataggtatacttgaacgACTACGGTGGCAACATTGGGTGCTTTCCATTTACTGACTCAAGTCGACTTGTGTCACTATTTCTGGTGTATTCCTTTGTCCAGATTGGTCGGTTACACCAAAAATAGCGACACAAGTCGATTTGAGTCAGTAAATGGAAAGCACCCATTACGTGACCGTATTTTCGTAGCAGGACAGCCGTGAATGTCCGCGAACTGAGGTGCATCATTTTTCCTACGAACGATAGACAAACCCCATTAAAAACAGTACAAACTAAAATTCAGAAGAGaatgttaaaattttccagACTTGAAAAACTTGGTTGGAACctgtatttgataatttggaATCTTGGTAACACCTCTAAGTAGAACAAGTTATGAAAGACTGATGTATCCAATTTACTATTAATAATTTCGGAACGTATCTTTTATCTCTTATGAAGATAATTCTTTCTATCTCCGTGGTTTGGTGACCATTGTTGATCCAGAGTTGGCCAACTTGCCAAgagtgctgctgctgctagtAGTGCTAGTTGGTGCTAGTCTCTAATATTGTATAGTCCCGTGCATGCGAATGATAAACTTGTAACTTTTCAGtcattgatttatttaaaaaatattggtaTATGTAAGACGTATTCCATTTACATCAGTCACAATGATAACAATGTAAAGAACGTTATGCGTACTCTGTAGAAGAATATATGTAAATTGTGTTATTAACATAATCATAACCTACAAGTCAAATATGGATACAGATAGAGATAAGATGAAGGATAAGGTCGACTACAAACCCACTAAATATACTTCTGTAAAAAACATGCGATTAATTGATCCAGAGGACCGCCTTAAAGCACTGGCAGATTATGGGACTGCTGTTGACATAGACCCTAATATTCCACCGCGAAGGTATGACATCCACTCAGTTTGAATTAGTTACTCATAATTGTAAATAGAATATCACCATAAATGATCAAGTTGATGTCCTAACGCTATTGTAaccagatatttttaaaagaacTCCTTATTTCACAACTTTAGAATTgcttgaaattcaataaatcatAATACAGCACCAACTCAGATTTTGCAAATTCAAGTTTTGTAGTTATTTCTAAGCACTGCAAAATagtggtttttattttaacattCACCTAAGTTATTGATACTAAATTCAGACTCATAAATGATGAGATTgtccattttttcatttaatcttCGTTTTATATTTCTGGTTGTCTATTTTTCGATGTAACCACATTTgcaatttctttaatttatcGTACATCGGTCAGTTTCTGCAGTATATTCTTTAACACCATCATGATCACAATTTCTACTCCTTCACCTAATCTTGAGCGCAAACATCctgttaaattattttttattattcatcctacagcattaaatttttcgaCTTTGAAAGTTAGTATGTTAATACAAGTCATTCctaaaaaaatcactattgtGGAACTTTCAAATGACTAATTTGAGTTAGCAAGAAATGACTATGTATTTATTCTAATGCACTAAATTTCAGCCAATACCAATCTTTTGAAGTATCAAGTTTTCTTAGAAATGCATTATTACATTAACGTCACAAACATTAGCTTAttggatttttgtttttttttggctatttgattgatttatatgaatattcaGCCAATGAACCAGTATTCACCGTAGGATAATGATATACAGTTGtagaatatgtataataaaataccaGGCTGAAGCTAGTAGCTCGAATTAGCAGGCAAATGTTCTAATGTTTGTTCAATCATGGTAGATAATTtccaaaatcaaattttttttcaaataccttGAACCCCCAATATTATCATACAATTATATGGATATAACtgaactgcatttttctatttctaatAAATTTAACACATTTGGCTGCTAATCCTGGCTGCCAGCTTCAGCTTCATAATGAAACACTTTTTATGTTACTATGTAGTGAGGTTATTAGCGAGATGTGAAACTATTCTAATTAAATGTTTCAGATATTATCGTTCTGGAATTGAAATGATCAGAATGGCTAACGTATACATGGAAGAGGGCAGTCAAGAAaatgcatatattttattcatgaaATTTATGACGTAAGTTACCAAACTTTTATCTGAGGCTTGAAATTGAAACTCAGTTTTAATAATGGATGCAACAATTTGTTCTTGAGCTCGTAGCTGGAAATGATAGTCAACTAttagatttttgttttcagaattttcttagaaaaaataagaaaacatcCACAATATGACACAGTGCCTGTAAAAGATCGTGCGACAAATCAACAAAAGTTGCGGGAAATTTTCCCAAAAGCTGAAGCACTGAAAAAGCAATTACTTGCTCAGTATAAAATGGAGCAGATCAAATATCTGGAGGATGCAAAGAAACgggagaaaattgaaatggaaCGACTTAAAAGAGAAGAGGAACAGAGgtaacttatttttttcactcacctATAATATCAGTACACAAGAATTATATGCCATGCTAAAAGTGCATTGATTCTGTTAGTTTGCtgtattatttaatttgtagaattttcaaaaggaagaaaatggaaatataTTAACGCTAAAATGTACAAAGGTAAAGTATAGGAAACAAAAACATAGAACTGTCAGTatcttgtaatatttttatatttattcggATGATTCTATATTACGGTTTTTCAAACTTAatctttctacattttgggtttttatattttgattttatgtattcaacaaattttacgaaatagtttttctcctgttatttcaactttccatattttttacCTCCACCATAATTTGAGATATGAACTAAATTATGTGCAAGTTACTTTGATATCTATCATTTAAACCTGTTCTTATAAATTGATTAACATGTTAAATTGCTTAGTTTATTACGTATcttaacaataaatataatagtcAGTAAAATGTTACTCCAACATTGTTTGAAGGTTGAAGGACGaagaagatagaaaaaataaattagccGCTCGGACAGCTGCAAATGCTGCTAAAGCAATGCTTGGTACAACTTCATCGGTGACTGATCAAGACATTGTTGCAAAAAAACCGATTGTAACCAGACCCCAATCTCCAATTAAGGATATAAAGCCTCCCCGAACTGAAGAAAAGTAAGCGCATAATGTTGGTTGAGGCATCTGGGAActgaaaaatagttttgttGGAAATCAGTTGATAGCAAGATACAGCAATTTAGAGTGTTacctattattgttattagtTTCTCGATAGTCTAAAATATGCAGTGAATAATCCAGATATCTTGGATTCTCTTTCAAAAGCtcagtttgtttgttttttttttgtctaattttatttttctgaacTTAGAGCAATACCAGAAGTTGACCGATCTACTAAACCTCGTTTACTGGATAAGCATGATTTGAGAGATGTAATATTACCCAACAAAGCGATGACTGAATTCTTGTTACTGGCTTCTCGCAACACGATGCTAAACAAAGAAACTTGCGGGATATTGGCTGGCAGATTGGAACGTAATAAATTACTCGTCACCCATGTACTGATCCCTCAACAAACGGGATCACCAGATTCCTGTACAACGCATAAGGAAGAGGATATCTTTGACTACCAAGACCAGCATAATCTTATCACTCTTGGTTGGATCCATGTGAGTTAATGAAATATTGCCATTCTTTCCAAGAGTAATTTGATAAGTTTTaagaatattcaaattatgtTTTAGACTCATCCTACACAGACAGCATTTTTATCTAGTGTAGATCTTCACACTCATTGTGCCTATCAACTAATGATGCCTGAAGCAATAGCTGTTGTGTGTGCGCCAAAGTATCAAGAGTAGGTGTATATaatcattatttaaaaatgattgaactTTATATAAACTTTATTACTTATCGTGTCACTTTTCTGCGCTACTTATTAACTGACTTATTCTCATTGCTGTTACAGTACTGGATTTTATACTTTGACAGCAGACTATGGATTAGATTTTATAGCTAATTGTCGGACATCTGGATTTCATCCGCATCCAACACAACCAGCCCTTTACACTGTAAGTAATTATCTACAAAGTATATTTTCATAAGCATATTTATAAGAAACAATGCTAGAAATCATCTCTACTTTTTGGGTTCATTCAGCTGGCTATTATATGTAGATAGATTACATGGTGTTTTTGCTACGAAAAAAACGGGAGTAACAGGAAAAATCCTGGAATTTTTGGAACCAGAACAAAACCCagtaaaaattggaaaatttactGGTACTTCCggataataattgaaattttgcataacCAGCGAAAAATTGATATCTTGCAAGAAATTCTTCACAATTCATGTAATATAATCAGACAGCTCACAGAAGCTCTATATTAGTTgtgttttttaatttgttcttATAAATGCataaaatgaaagagaagaaacaaaatattcttattcttgtaacccagatttttttaaattttcaatgtgCAATCAATGGAAGACCAAGCTGATATCAATGGTCTGTGACTAAATTTAAACGTCTCACTACTTATGGAATTCTAAAAAATCAGTGAAACGGTAGTCTGTGATCTCTTATATTGTCAGAATCAAttgcgaaataattcattcttcTCGGAATCTGATGATTTTTAGTATATGAAAAGCGTTTGATTTCTGCAAAAATAGATTGATATAGAACATCTGTAGTTTACATCACCCACGGTGACATAGAAAATGTATTTGTTTTGGTcgaaaatgacattttttgcatttcaatTACTCTTTAACTTCTTGGTTCTCTAATATACGGTaaacagatttttcaaaagataTCAGTATGTGTTTCGGTTCGCCGGTCTGCCGTTCTGTCGATTGATCGGTCTATCAGCCTGTCCCTTGCGATCATCTCGAAAACGTCCGGGAGATAAAACAGTGAATTATTAACGGCTATACGGTAAAATGACTCGCAAATTCTAAGTATACTCTAAAATCAGTAATATACCGATGAAGAGTTCTCCCACTTAGCACTATGTAACTGAAGCTGTGCTGCATCAACGTATCGCTAAAAATAGATACACATTAATTCTTTGTTATCGATTTGATAGAAGGTTTAGTGATACCAGTAATCGATGTCAAGGTATCGGAGAAAAAATGTCCTGTTAAGAAATTCAGCAAAAACCCGGGAATTTTGTTTAGTGGTTTTCATACCATTATAAAAAGCTACTCACTTTATCGCAGTTATTCTAGTTTCCGATATACACTTGGCGAGCACATATTATTCTCTTATTCTGTTCTGTTGTAATAGTTCTTTGAGTAACCATAACTCTTATTTTTGGATAACTCTGAATCTAAACTCATCACTATCAAGCTCTTGCAacagttattattttctctttcaaacGATTTAATCAGATAAATCTCaatctattatattattcacaattataattattcttgttCATATTTCATTCCCAGTTTGCTGATAAGCAAGAATCAATTactacaaatttaaaaatttctatagcACTTTTTACTAATACTAATACAATGACATAGCATATATTGAGTAAGCTTTTCCAAGATTATGGTGTTTGCCAtcacatgtatacatacctatatggTTTTCACACAGAGAACCTGTGAGTTTCCGTAAATTGGTTTTAAAACGGTTAATGGTTCTCCATGTATGAATTCTTTATTCAAAAAGTAATTGATAAATGCTTATGAAGTGTAAAGTATGATTTTTGTACCACAGTTATTACAAATCTTCTTACATATAACAAATGTTACAGGTAGCTGAACATTGTAAGTTGGATTCAATGGCGCTTATAAATATGGTAGATTTGAGGAAATGAAATGTGCATCTCATACATGTCGTCTTACCTGCTGGCTTGAGCTGATGTACTGtcaattgtttttctattaccaaacattattattatggaACAACacttttgaaagtaaaaatggAATTTGGGCAATTTGATGTGTCGTCGACGACTCTGATTGTTCATAGTAATTCAAATGTGTAGTACCAAATTCGTTACTACATCTCGTAACTCTTTTATCTGTtgttcataaataaataagaatagagtcataatatatttatatacataggtGAGTAatcaaattaaacaaattttttttacatgcaCTCGAATACGGTTGATACTAcgaaatatttacatataaaCATTTAAAGCTTATACCATTGCAAAGCTTAAATACCACATAGATTGTAAGTAAAGTTTAtaatatatggggcattccaacataaattttttgactTTGTATAGTGTTAATGTGATTGGCATTTTTGCCCGTGTGGTTTACTATTACTGCTCGTAGAGTAATCAGACTTCAGTTGTTTAGCTCATTAGCTAATGACATAAATGAGTAAAAACGCAAAAAAGAGTACTAGAAGTCAGAGACTGTATTAAAATGACATTTAGGCACTGGTCTCATAACTTTCGCCGTACATAAGTGCACCGCTGCACAATTGAAGTACTAGTGTTTTACTGCCGTAGAATATTTGTCACTATTAAAGTGGAGCATCACTGGAGAACAGTGGCGATCACTTCGCATTACTGGACTCTAGTACTCCTCACTGGGGACCATCAGTGCTTACTTCTGCTCTACTGTGCTTTGGTACTTTGTACTACTGGACACAAGTGATTATTTGTAAGTAAAAGATGAGGGTGAAAAcaaggatgaaaatttcaatagaGCAACAGAGAAAAAAGTAGGTTCGATTTGATATGGAATACCCCATGTAGAGCAAAGAGTGTttgagatttgaaatttaattgcaATACATTGACAGTTAATGTACTGCATAATACTTGAGCAAAGTTATATTTCATGTTAactatttattacatttttataacagTTTTCACactatgtatataatataacagatATCTGATATGTAACCATCAAACGGTAATTGCGCAATGTATTAGTAGCTTTACAAATAGAAT includes:
- the LOC124180931 gene encoding STAM-binding protein-like isoform X2, translating into MNYSLVQHRDKMKDKVDYKPTKYTSVKNMRLIDPEDRLKALADYGTAVDIDPNIPPRRYYRSGIEMIRMANVYMEEGSQENAYILFMKFMTIFLEKIRKHPQYDTVPVKDRATNQQKLREIFPKAEALKKQLLAQYKMEQIKYLEDAKKREKIEMERLKREEEQRLKDEEDRKNKLAARTAANAAKAMLGTTSSVTDQDIVAKKPIVTRPQSPIKDIKPPRTEEKAIPEVDRSTKPRLLDKHDLRDVILPNKAMTEFLLLASRNTMLNKETCGILAGRLERNKLLVTHVLIPQQTGSPDSCTTHKEEDIFDYQDQHNLITLGWIHTHPTQTAFLSSVDLHTHCAYQLMMPEAIAVVCAPKYQDTGFYTLTADYGLDFIANCRTSGFHPHPTQPALYTINGPSGMRKRHLQQQKTDS
- the LOC124180931 gene encoding STAM-binding protein-like A isoform X1; amino-acid sequence: MNYSLVQHRDKMKDKVDYKPTKYTSVKNMRLIDPEDRLKALADYGTAVDIDPNIPPRRYYRSGIEMIRMANVYMEEGSQENAYILFMKFMTIFLEKIRKHPQYDTVPVKDRATNQQKLREIFPKAEALKKQLLAQYKMEQIKYLEDAKKREKIEMERLKREEEQRLKDEEDRKNKLAARTAANAAKAMLGTTSSVTDQDIVAKKPIVTRPQSPIKDIKPPRTEEKAIPEVDRSTKPRLLDKHDLRDVILPNKAMTEFLLLASRNTMLNKETCGILAGRLERNKLLVTHVLIPQQTGSPDSCTTHKEEDIFDYQDQHNLITLGWIHTHPTQTAFLSSVDLHTHCAYQLMMPEAIAVVCAPKYQDTGFYTLTADYGLDFIANCRTSGFHPHPTQPALYTVAEHCKLDSMALINMVDLRK
- the LOC124180931 gene encoding STAM-binding protein-like A isoform X3 yields the protein MKDKVDYKPTKYTSVKNMRLIDPEDRLKALADYGTAVDIDPNIPPRRYYRSGIEMIRMANVYMEEGSQENAYILFMKFMTIFLEKIRKHPQYDTVPVKDRATNQQKLREIFPKAEALKKQLLAQYKMEQIKYLEDAKKREKIEMERLKREEEQRLKDEEDRKNKLAARTAANAAKAMLGTTSSVTDQDIVAKKPIVTRPQSPIKDIKPPRTEEKAIPEVDRSTKPRLLDKHDLRDVILPNKAMTEFLLLASRNTMLNKETCGILAGRLERNKLLVTHVLIPQQTGSPDSCTTHKEEDIFDYQDQHNLITLGWIHTHPTQTAFLSSVDLHTHCAYQLMMPEAIAVVCAPKYQDTGFYTLTADYGLDFIANCRTSGFHPHPTQPALYTVAEHCKLDSMALINMVDLRK